A genomic segment from Vanessa cardui chromosome 30, ilVanCard2.1, whole genome shotgun sequence encodes:
- the LOC124542127 gene encoding UDP-N-acetylhexosamine pyrophosphorylase, producing MSYESIKEYLTAHGQDHLIKYWPELSENEREQLEAEIRKLDLSETNDMFERAINSTKVILEKLDDDLKPIPQTHYESVSGLSDEKIEEYETIGFKEISEGRVGVLLLAGGQATRLGFGHPKGMYDVGLPSRKTLFQIQGERILRVQQMAEERTGKEGKITWYIMTSEHTMAPTAEFFKSHNYFGLSKENIVFFEQGRLPCFDFDGKIFLDEKNHLSSAPDGNGGIYRALKTQGVLNDIVKRGVQHLHAHSVDNILIKVADPVFIGYCKSKNADCAAKVVQKSTPSEPVGVVCRVNGYYKVVEYSELTDEAAERRNPDGRLTFSAGNICNHYFSSEFLLKICDYESKLKLHVAKKKIPHVNEDGIRVTPSEPNGIKIEKFIFDVFEFAENFICLEVARDVEFSALKNADSAKKDCPSTAREDLLRLHRKYIKEAGGIVEDNIDVEISPLLSYGGENLKDLVNNEVFSISPFHLKSMQESVTNGINGH from the coding sequence ATGTCGTACGAAAGCATTAAGGAGTACCTGACCGCTCACGGTCAAGACCATCTCATAAAATACTGGCCGGAGTTAAGTGAAAATGAGCGGGAACAACTCGAGGCTGAGATTCGTAAACTCGATTTATCGGAAACGAATGATATGTTTGAGCGCGCGATAAATTCAACGAAAGTTATATTAGAAAAATTGGACGACGACTTGAAACCCATACCTCAAACGCACTACGAATCTGTATCCGGTCTATCTGACGAGAAAATCGAGGAGTATGAAACAATTGGATTTAAGGAGATATCTGAAGGTAGAGTTGGTGTTTTGTTGTTAGCTGGTGGTCAGGCGACCAGATTGGGCTTCGGACATCCGAAAGGCATGTACGATGTTGGGTTACCGTCCAGGAAAACCCTGTTCCAAATTCAAGGGGAAAGAATCTTACGAGTCCAACAAATGGCTGAAGAAAGAACTGGTAAAGAAGGTAAAATAACCTGGTACATCATGACCTCGGAACACACAATGGCCCCGACCGCTGAATTCTTTAAGAGTCACAATTATTTTGGTTTAAGTAAAGAAAACATTGTTTTCTTTGAACAAGGCAGATTGCCCTGTTTCGATTTTgacggtaaaatatttttggatgaGAAAAATCATCTGTCTTCAGCACCAGATGGTAATGGAGGTATTTACAGAGCTTTAAAAACCCAGGGGGTACTTAATGATATAGTCAAGAGAGGTGTTCAGCATCTTCACGCGCATTCAGTggataatatactaataaaagtaGCAGACCCAGTGTTTATCGGCTactgtaaaagtaaaaatgctGACTGTGCAGCGAAAGTTGTTCAAAAGTCAACTCCCAGTGAACCTGTAGGAGTTGTGTGCCGAGTGAATGGTTACTACAAAGTTGTCGAGTATTCAGAACTAACAGATGAAGCGGCAGAAAGAAGGAACCCAGATGGGCGATTAACGTTTTCCGCTGGCAATATTTGCAACCACTATTTCTCATCAGAATTCCTGCTAAAGATATGCGACtatgaatcaaaattaaaactgcACGTCGCTAAGAAGAAGATTCCCCATGTCAACGAGGATGGAATTCGTGTGACACCATCTGAGCCGAATGGTATAAAAATCGAAAAGTTCATATTCGATGTTTTTGAATTCGCCGAGAATTTCATTTGTTTGGAAGTAGCTAGAGATGTTGAATTCTCCGCATTGAAAAACGCAGATTCGGCTAAGAAGGATTGCCCGTCAACCGCCCGGGAAGATTTACTGAGACTTCATAGGAAATACATTAAAGAAGCAGGGGGGATTGTTGAAGACAACATAGACGTCGAAATTTCACCCCTCCTGTCTTATGGTGGTGAAAATTTAAAAGACTTAGTTAATAATGAGGTATTCTCAATTTCACCATTCCACTTGAAAAGTATGCAAGAATCCGTTACGAATGGCATAAACGGTCATTAA